A window from Brachionichthys hirsutus isolate HB-005 chromosome 4, CSIRO-AGI_Bhir_v1, whole genome shotgun sequence encodes these proteins:
- the sart3 gene encoding squamous cell carcinoma antigen recognized by T-cells 3, whose product MAASGNAEQTQLQDMEEEDAGMEEREMESEEEQDGMGAENTDDEEDDSSEDEKENEAEIQRLEEQLSINAFDYNCHVDLIKLLKQEGELDRLRKARQKMSELFPLTEEIWLDWLKDEIRLTEEEPNREKVYELFERAVKDYICPDIWLEYAQYSIGGMGSPGGIDTARSIFERSVTAVGVHMTKGQTVWEAYREFENAILSTVQPPPGRIPSREEQELLKTQLERVHALFRRQLAVPLMDMEATYAEYEEWSEQGVPETVVHQYKKALQQMEKCKPFEESLLAAEPPKLAEYQTYIDFEMKEGDPARIQITFERALAENCLVPDMWTKCTQYLDRQLKVKDLVLSTHERGVRNCPWTMGLWKSYVLALERHGADHHTVSDVFEKALNAGFIQATDYVEIWQTFLDYLRRRVDFSEESSKELEELRGAFSRSLDYMKQDVEERFGESGDPSCIIMQIWARIEALHCKNMQKARELWDNIMTRGNAKYANMWLEYYNLERSYGDTVHCRKALHRAVQCTSDYPEHVCDVLVTFERVEGSLEDWDAAVQKTETRLNKINEQRAKAAEKEANLARQEEGRGDQRRKVKLDKKAQKKVQKGSRAGEKRKAERDGHHDDWKEEMVPKRHRGEGDHAKEECMETEAGLSGRSAPPGSKKPQHSAKEDDKPELRNDNSSVFISNLAYTLEEPEAKLRTLFETCGPIEQIRPVFSNKGSFKGYCYVQFESPVSVPEGLKLDRREIEGRPMFVSPCVDKNRNPDFKVFKYNTSVEKQKIFISGLPFSCTKEQLEEISRNHGTVKDVRLVTYRSGKPKGLAYVEFASEAHASEAVLKMNDTEIDGSKISVAISNPPSRNTTAKAGSGKPTSDLMPRQLYGSRGRGRTQLSLLPRSLHRQSGLAGKVENGTAATEPPPAAEDDKPLSNSDFARMLLSK is encoded by the exons CTGTCCATCAATGCTTTTGACTACAACTGCCACGTCGATCTCATCAAACTCCTGAAGCAGGAGGGCGAGCTGGACCGCCTGAGAAAGGCCAGGCAGAAGATGAGCGAACTCTTCCCTCTCACTGAAG AGATCTGGCTCGACTGGCTCAAGGATGAGATCCGCCTGACCGAAGAGGAACCAAACCGGGAGAAAGTGTATGAACTTTTTGAACGAGCGGTGAAAGACTATATCT GTCCAGATATCTGGCTTGAATACGCCCAGTACTCCATTGGTGGTATGGGCTCACCCGGCGGGATCGATACGGCGAGGTCTATCTTTGAGAGGTCCGTGACCGCTGTGGGGGTTCACATGACCAAGGGACAGACCGTGTGGGAGGCATACAGAGAGTTTGAGAATGCCATTCTGTCCACGGTGCAG CCTCCTCCTGGCAGGATTcccagcagagaggagcaggagctgctgaagacTCAGCTTGAGCGTGTCCACGCGCTGTTCCGCCGCCAACTGGCCGTCCCCTTGATGG ACATGGAGGCGACCTACGCGGAGTACGAGGAGTGGTCTGAACAGGGGGTGCCTGAGACCGTCGTACATCAGTACAAAAAGGCTCTGCAGCAGATGGAGAAGTGCAAACCTTTCGAGGAGTCGCTG CTGGCAGCAGAACCTCCTAAGCTGGCGGAGTACCAGACATACATTGACTTTGAAATGAAGGAGGGAGACCCGGCACGGATCCAGATAACCTTTGAGCGGGCTCTAGCAGAGAACTGCCTGGTACCGGACATGTGGACAAAATGCACACAGTATCTT GATCGCCAGTTGAAGGTCAAGGACCTGGTCCTCTCCACTCATGAACGTGGGGTCAGGAACTGTCCGTGGACCATGGGTCTGTGGAAGAGCTACGTGTTAGCGCTGGAGAGGCATGGAGCAGACCACCACACTGTCTCAG ATGTTTTCGAGAAGGCGCTGAACGCAGGCTTCATTCAAGCTACGGATTACGTAGAGATTTGGCAGACGTTCCTCGACTATCTGAGGAGGCGTGTGGATTTTAGCGAAG aatcaAGTAAAGAGTTGGAGGAGTTACGAGGGGCTTTTTCACGATCTCTAGACTACATGAAACAAGATGTTGAAGAAA GGTTCGGTGAAAGTGGAGATCCATCCTGTATCATCATGCAGATCTGGGCGAGGATAGAG GCCTTGCACTGCAAGAATATGCAAAAAGCCAGAGAGCTGTGGGACAACATCATGACGAGGGGGAATGCCAAATATGCAAACATGTGGCTCGAGTACTACAACCTCGAACG CTCTTACGGAGACACGGTTCACTGCAGGAAGGCTCTCCACAGAGCAGTTCAGTGCACGTCCGACTACCCAGAGCACGTTTGCGATGTTCTGGTCACCTTCGAGAGGGTGGAAG GTTCTCTGGAAGACTGGGACGCGGCTGTGCAGAAGACGGAGACCCGGCTGAACAAGATCAATGAGCAGCGAGCAAAA GCAGCTGAGAAAGAAGCCAACTTGGCTCGGCAAGAAGAGGGGAGAGGCGATCAGCGGCGGAAGGTCAAGTTGGACAAGAAGGCTCAGAAGAAGGTCCAGAAGGGAAGCCGGGCTGGGGAGAAAAGGAAAGCAGAGCGTGATGGTCACCACGACGACTGGAAGGAGGAAATGG TTCCCAAAAGGCACAGAGGAGAAGGGGATCACGCCAAAGAGGAGTGCATGGAGACCGAGGCAGGACTCTCTGGGAGGAGCGCTCCACCGGGCTCTAAAAAGCCGCAGCATAGTGCGAAGGAAGACGACAAGCCCGAGCTCCGCAATGACAACAGCAGCGTTTTCATCAGCAACCTGGCGTACACGCTGGAGGAGCCGGAGGCCAAGCTCAGGACGCTGTTCGAGACCTGCGGTCCCATCGAACAGATCCGGCCCGTCTTCAGCAACAAAGGGAGCTTCAAAGGCTACTGCTATGTGCAGTTTGAATCCCCAGTATCTGTCCCCGAAGGCCTGAAGCTGGACAGACGGGAGATCGAGGGCAGGCCCATGTTCGTGTCTCCTTGTgtggacaaaaacagaaatcccgacttcaag GTGTTCAAGTACAACACGTCCGTGGAGAAACAGAAGATCTTCATCTCCGGGCTGCCGTTCTCGTGCACTAAAGAGCAACTGGAAGAAATCAGCAGAAACCACGGCACCGTCAAAGATGTCCGTCTGGTCACGTACCGCTCAGGGAAACCCAAG GGTCTGGCATACGTCGAGTTTGCAAGTGAAGCTCATGCTTCTGAGGCAGTTCTGAAGATGAACGACACGGAGATAGACGGCAGCAAAATCTCTGTTGCCATCAGCAACCCTCCCAGCAGGAACACGACGGCTAAGGCTGGTTCCGGCAAGCCCACATCCGATCTGATGCCTCGCCAGCTCTATGGATC gagaggaagaggacgaacgCAACTGTCATTACTTCCCCGTTCTCTGCACCGACAAAGTGGGCTTGCAGGCAAAGTGGAGAACGGGACGGCAGCAACGGAGCCCCCACCAGCTGCCGAGGACGACAAGCCTTTGTCAAATTCAGATTTTGCCAGGATGCTTCTTAGTAAGTGA